A window of the Sabethes cyaneus chromosome 1, idSabCyanKW18_F2, whole genome shotgun sequence genome harbors these coding sequences:
- the LOC128744049 gene encoding uncharacterized protein LOC128744049, which translates to MSHSVVITRTTTTTTSTSHVVLNTGYLRTTPGLLKLAQLIIGAVIVGLVAWHLRRYHSVYASGNPELFFLLMAVSFLIGTFCLLVSCLVSLSTGGIISKTIYELVYHTIAFLLYLIASIILLVDVTNGRYYSNLKDAYMAASIMGIIVSALYLFSALLAQRSYRGI; encoded by the exons ATGTCGCACTCGGTCGTCATAACGCGGACcacaaccaccaccaccagcacATCTCATGTTGTTCTCAACACTGGCTATTTGAGAACAACACCCGGTCTGCTGAAGCTTGCTCAACTG ATTATTGGCGCTGTCATTGTGGGTCTAGTCGCATGGCATCTGCGTCGCTACCATTCCGTCTACGCCAGCGGTAATCCGGAGCTGTTCTTCCTGCTGATGGCAGTTTCGTTCCTTATCggcacattttgcttgctgGTATCATGTCTGGTTTCGCTCAGCACCGGAGGAATCATTTCCAAAACTATCTACGAACTGGTCTATCACACCATTGCGTTCCTACTGTATCTGATAGCATCCATCATCCTGCTGGTGGACGTCACCAATGGAAGATATTACTCGAATCTCAAGGATGCCTACATGGCAGCTTCT ATAATGGGAATCATCGTGTCTGCACTCTACCTCTTTAGTGCCTTGTTGGCTCAGCGATCATACCGAGGCATCTAA